Proteins encoded by one window of Filimonas effusa:
- a CDS encoding type II toxin-antitoxin system RelE/ParE family toxin encodes MIASIHHKGLKLFWTRGDASRLAPGQVKKIRNILTMLDNAVMIEDLNYPGSGLHSLKGNLADYWAVSVTGNWRIIFRFIDGDAHLVDYLDYH; translated from the coding sequence ATGATAGCAAGCATTCACCACAAAGGCTTAAAACTATTCTGGACCAGGGGAGACGCGTCCAGGCTGGCGCCGGGGCAGGTCAAAAAAATCAGGAATATTCTTACCATGCTGGATAACGCAGTCATGATCGAAGATCTTAACTATCCTGGCTCCGGCCTGCATAGCTTGAAAGGAAATCTGGCGGATTATTGGGCGGTTTCAGTAACAGGGAACTGGCGGATTATCTTCCGGTTCATAGATGGTGATGCACATTTGGTTGATTATCTCGACTATCATTAA
- a CDS encoding HigA family addiction module antitoxin: MLKRGLPPVHPGEILKEMYLDPLEISVTELADNIGVARRTVSLLINQHSGVSAEMALRLAKAFGTTPQFWLNMQQSHDLWNAEKRVILKSIKQLSH, translated from the coding sequence ATGCTCAAAAGAGGCTTACCGCCCGTTCACCCGGGTGAAATTTTAAAAGAAATGTATCTCGATCCATTAGAGATCAGTGTAACAGAGCTGGCCGATAACATCGGGGTGGCGCGGCGTACCGTATCGTTACTAATTAATCAGCATTCCGGCGTAAGTGCCGAAATGGCCCTGCGTCTTGCCAAAGCCTTCGGCACTACGCCCCAATTCTGGCTAAACATGCAACAAAGCCACGACCTCTGGAATGCAGAGAAGAGGGTTATTTTGAAAAGCATCAAACAGCTATCACATTAA